A stretch of the Streptosporangium sp. NBC_01755 genome encodes the following:
- a CDS encoding SIMPL domain-containing protein produces MIKMSQVVASTALVSMSLFGGAALADSASSTVAVEGDRPQITIVGEGRLSVTPDVMKLDAGVEVIRPTAGEAFTAARAAAAALTKALLAAGIAAKDLRTNELSLGPQYKDYPTISGYRAAQGVEAVVRDIDAADDVVDAAVAAGEAVRLDSISFEVSDNRAPLRLAREAAFRDARTRAAQYARLAGRRLGRALEISEENVTPPRPFFAAGAMADKASISPGRQDMSVSVRVVYELD; encoded by the coding sequence ATGATCAAGATGTCTCAGGTGGTGGCCTCGACCGCGCTCGTCTCCATGAGCCTGTTCGGCGGTGCCGCGCTCGCGGACTCCGCGTCCTCCACGGTGGCGGTGGAGGGAGACCGGCCGCAGATCACGATCGTGGGTGAGGGACGCCTGTCCGTCACTCCCGACGTCATGAAGCTGGACGCCGGTGTCGAGGTGATTCGCCCCACCGCGGGAGAGGCGTTCACCGCCGCCCGCGCCGCCGCCGCCGCGCTGACGAAGGCGCTGCTCGCGGCCGGGATCGCGGCCAAGGACCTGCGGACCAACGAGCTGTCCCTGGGCCCCCAGTACAAGGACTACCCCACGATCTCCGGTTACCGGGCCGCGCAGGGCGTCGAGGCGGTGGTGCGTGACATCGACGCCGCGGACGACGTGGTCGACGCGGCGGTCGCGGCCGGCGAGGCGGTCCGGCTGGACAGCATCTCCTTCGAGGTCTCCGACAACCGCGCGCCGCTCAGGCTGGCGCGCGAGGCCGCCTTCAGGGACGCCAGGACCCGCGCCGCGCAGTACGCCAGGCTCGCGGGGCGCAGGCTCGGCCGCGCGCTGGAGATCAGCGAGGAGAACGTCACTCCGCCGCGGCCGTTCTTCGCCGCCGGTGCGATGGCGGACAAGGCGTCGATCAGCCCCGGACGCCAGGACATGTCGGTCAGTGTCAGGGTGGTCTACGAGCTGGATTAG
- the nadA gene encoding quinolinate synthase NadA — translation MTTTETGLPLFVLGRGVDPHSERGVDCPGELPSASDPALVERARKAKAALGDRVFVLGHHYQRDEVIQFADVTGDSFKLAKEAAARPDAEYIVFCGVHFMAESADILTSDSQKVVLPDLAAGCSMADMATFDQVEECWEALEDAGIADITVPVTYMNSSADIKAFCGRNGGAVCTSSNARRALEWAFSRGEKVLFLPDQHLGRNTAVLEMGLSPGECVVYNPHRPNGGLTAEQLAGAKMILWKGHCSVHGRFSAECVDDVRARIPGVNVLVHPECRHEVVTKADHVGSTEYIIKKIEEAPAGSSWAVGTELNLVKRLGAMFPDKDVTFLDRTVCYCSTMNRIDLPHLVWALESLAAGQVVNQITVDDDTAHWAGVALDRMLALP, via the coding sequence ATGACGACCACCGAGACCGGGCTTCCGCTCTTCGTCCTGGGCAGGGGCGTCGACCCGCACAGCGAGCGCGGTGTCGACTGCCCGGGCGAACTGCCGTCCGCGTCCGACCCGGCGCTGGTGGAACGCGCCAGGAAGGCGAAGGCGGCGCTCGGTGACAGGGTCTTCGTACTGGGCCACCACTACCAGCGCGACGAGGTCATCCAGTTCGCCGACGTGACCGGCGACTCGTTCAAGCTCGCCAAGGAGGCCGCGGCCCGGCCTGACGCCGAGTACATCGTCTTCTGCGGCGTGCACTTCATGGCCGAGTCCGCCGACATCCTCACCTCCGACTCCCAGAAGGTGGTGCTGCCAGACCTCGCCGCCGGATGCTCGATGGCCGACATGGCCACCTTCGACCAGGTCGAGGAGTGCTGGGAGGCGCTGGAGGACGCCGGGATCGCCGACATCACCGTCCCCGTCACCTACATGAACTCCAGCGCCGATATCAAGGCCTTCTGCGGGCGCAACGGCGGCGCCGTCTGCACCTCCTCCAACGCCAGGCGCGCCCTGGAGTGGGCCTTCTCACGCGGGGAGAAGGTGCTCTTCCTTCCCGACCAGCATCTGGGCCGCAACACCGCGGTGCTGGAAATGGGCCTGTCGCCAGGCGAGTGCGTCGTCTACAACCCGCACCGGCCGAACGGAGGCCTGACCGCGGAGCAGCTCGCGGGCGCCAAGATGATCCTGTGGAAGGGGCACTGCTCGGTGCACGGCCGCTTCAGCGCCGAGTGCGTGGACGACGTCCGCGCGCGCATCCCCGGCGTCAACGTGCTGGTCCACCCCGAGTGCAGGCACGAGGTCGTCACCAAGGCCGATCATGTCGGTTCGACCGAGTACATCATCAAGAAGATCGAGGAGGCTCCCGCCGGGTCCTCCTGGGCGGTGGGCACCGAGCTGAACCTGGTCAAGCGGCTCGGCGCCATGTTCCCCGACAAGGACGTGACGTTCCTGGACCGGACCGTCTGCTACTGCTCGACGATGAACCGGATCGACCTGCCGCACCTGGTGTGGGCGCTGGAGTCGCTCGCCGCCGGCCAGGTCGTCAACCAGATCACCGTGGACGACGACACCGCCCACTGGGCCGGGGTCGCTCTGGACCGGATGCTGGCGCTGCCCTGA